In a single window of the Luteolibacter flavescens genome:
- a CDS encoding CsbD family protein, with translation MNTLQLKGNWNIAKGKLKQKWANLTDDDLEYIEGKEDELLGRIQKRTGQTREEIEKAIKD, from the coding sequence ATGAATACCCTGCAACTCAAAGGCAACTGGAACATCGCGAAGGGCAAGCTCAAGCAGAAGTGGGCAAACCTGACCGATGACGATCTCGAATACATCGAGGGCAAGGAGGACGAACTCCTCGGTCGCATCCAGAAGCGCACGGGCCAAACCCGCGAGGAGATCGAGAAGGCGATCAAGGATTGA